The proteins below are encoded in one region of Aphelocoma coerulescens isolate FSJ_1873_10779 chromosome 4, UR_Acoe_1.0, whole genome shotgun sequence:
- the LOC138109557 gene encoding endomucin-like isoform X3, protein MFGEMELEVPLSVYVILPIVITLIVITLSVFSLVALYKMCQKKTPERQENGAEQAQSDKEGVKLLSVKTTSSETAFWPSVSPTDISEVDQSLLSPFVQILGKSSEIQHLI, encoded by the exons ATGTTTGGTGAAATGGAGCTGGAGGTGCCTCTCAGTGTGT ATGTTATCTTGCCAATTGTCATCACCCTGATAGTCATTACCCTCTCTGTCTTCTCACTGGTGGCTTTGTACAAGATGTGCCAGAAGAAAACTCCAG agaGACAAGAGAACGGTGCTGAACA GGCCCAGTCAGACAAAGAAGGAGTCAAACTTCTTTCTGTGAAGACAACTTCTTCTGAGACTG cTTTTTGGCCATCTGTTTCTCCTACTGACATTTCTGAGGTTGACCAATCGCTGCTTTCTCCTTTTGTCCAAATCCTTGGGAAGTCCTCTGAAATACAGCACTTGATCTGA
- the LOC138109557 gene encoding endomucin-like isoform X6 — MDVILPIVITLIVITLSVFSLVALYKMCQKKTPERQENGAEQAQSDKEGVKLLSVKTTSSETAFWPSVSPTDISEVDQSLLSPFVQILGKSSEIQHLI; from the exons ATGG ATGTTATCTTGCCAATTGTCATCACCCTGATAGTCATTACCCTCTCTGTCTTCTCACTGGTGGCTTTGTACAAGATGTGCCAGAAGAAAACTCCAG agaGACAAGAGAACGGTGCTGAACA GGCCCAGTCAGACAAAGAAGGAGTCAAACTTCTTTCTGTGAAGACAACTTCTTCTGAGACTG cTTTTTGGCCATCTGTTTCTCCTACTGACATTTCTGAGGTTGACCAATCGCTGCTTTCTCCTTTTGTCCAAATCCTTGGGAAGTCCTCTGAAATACAGCACTTGATCTGA